One part of the Capricornis sumatraensis isolate serow.1 chromosome 13, serow.2, whole genome shotgun sequence genome encodes these proteins:
- the LOC138089561 gene encoding trace amine-associated receptor 7a-like — protein MNSSSPSVAAVQLCYEHLNGSCVKTPYSPGPRLILYTMFGFGAVLAVFGNLLVMISILHFKQLHSPTNFLIASLACADFMVGVTVMPFSIVRSVESCWYFGESYCQFHSCFDVSFCLASIYHLCFISLDRYIAVSDPLVYPIRFTVSVSGMCIAFSWLFAIIFSFSLFGTGANAAGLEDLVSALTCVGGCQIAMNQSWVLVNFLLFFIPTLVMIVLYSKIFLIAEQQARKIESLSIKTGRCSESYQDRVAKRERKAARTLGVAVLAFLISWLPYFLDAITDAFLGFITPTYVYEILVWIAYYNSAMNPLIYAFFYPWFRKAIKLIITGKVLRENSSTVNLFSG, from the coding sequence ATGAACAGCAGCTCACCCAGCGTTGCAGCCGTGCAACTCTGCTATGAGCACCTGAACGGATCCTGTGTGAAAACCCCCTACTCACCAGGTCCCCGCCTCATCCTGTACACAATGTTTGGTTTTGGAGCTGTGCTGGCTGTATTTGGAAATCTCTTGGTAATGATTTCCATTCTCCACTTCAAGCAACTGCATTCTCCAACCAATTTTTTGATCGCTTCCCTGGCTTGTGCGGACTTCATGGTGGGAGTGACTGTGATGCCCTTCAGCATAGTGAGGTCTGTGGAGAGCTGCTGGTATTTTGGAGAGAGTTACTGTCAATTTCACTCCTGTTTTGACGTGTCATTCTGTCTAGCTTCCATCTACCACTTGTGCTTTATCTCTCTGGACAGATACATTGCCGTCTCTGACCCCCTGGTCTATCCAATCAGGTTCACCGTGTCTGTTTCTGGCATGTGTATTGCCTTCTCCTGGCTCTTTgcgattattttttctttttctctttttggcacAGGAGCAAATGCAGCTGGACTGGAGGATCTAGTAAGTGCTCTCACCTGTGTGGGAGGCTGTCAAATTGCAATGAATCAGAGTTGGGTATTGGtgaattttctattatttttcatccCCACCCTTGTGATGATAGTTCTGTACTCCAAGATTTTCCTCATTGCTGAACAGCAGGCTAGAAAAATTGAGAGTCTGAGCATTAAGACTGGGCGATGCTCAGAGAGCTACCAAGACAGAGTGgccaagagggagagaaaggcagCAAGAACCCTGGGCGTTGCAGTGCTGGCATTTCTGATCTCCTGGCTGCCTTACTtcctggatgccatcactgatgcCTTCCTAGGTTTCATCACTCCTACATATGTTTATGAAATACTGGTTTGGATTGCTTATTATAACTCAGCTATGAATCCCTTGATTTATGCTTTCTTTTACCCTTGGTTTCGAAAAGCCATCAAACTCATTATCACTGGCAAAGTCTTGAGAGAGAATTCCTCAACAGTAAATTTATTTTCTGGGTAA